One genomic window of Sphingobacterium oryzagri includes the following:
- a CDS encoding sensor histidine kinase produces the protein MNIRQSLSVATHVIVLGALLLFSVYPLTLPFSLPNEFWYWQAYQLLLWLTLFYCNMYIFVPKLLLRGRSFEFTLVILAALAFMLSAKQILTKLHRLDDKIIEVNLNNDHAVYPEFGLALTFISVIVTLMLFVIGTSIKVGDQLHADQRRKQTLLQEKVSSELAFLRAQINPHFLFNVLHSIYALAEMDAAKSQDAIYTLSKMMRYVLYESKHQQTTVEKEINFIENYIKLMKLRTTAITQIEFERPAQIKDQYIAPMLILPFIENAFKHGVSSYEKSVIYIAIFQHETYVELIVRNPIFSKKGADLEEDSGIGLTNTSRRLELLYPEKHRLHAGANEHNEFLVNLKIFVR, from the coding sequence ATGAATATTCGTCAATCGCTGTCTGTTGCTACGCATGTTATTGTTCTTGGTGCACTGCTGTTATTCAGTGTATATCCATTAACGCTGCCCTTTAGTTTGCCAAACGAATTTTGGTATTGGCAGGCTTATCAACTGCTGCTCTGGCTCACGCTGTTTTACTGCAACATGTATATTTTTGTGCCAAAACTGCTGCTGCGCGGGCGAAGTTTTGAGTTTACGCTGGTTATTTTGGCTGCGCTGGCCTTTATGCTCTCTGCTAAACAGATTTTGACCAAGTTGCATCGACTAGACGATAAAATTATTGAGGTTAACCTGAATAATGATCATGCTGTTTACCCCGAATTTGGCTTGGCGTTAACCTTCATTTCGGTAATCGTTACCTTGATGCTTTTTGTTATCGGTACGAGCATTAAGGTGGGCGACCAGCTGCATGCAGATCAACGTCGTAAACAAACCTTGCTTCAGGAGAAGGTATCTAGCGAACTGGCGTTTTTAAGGGCGCAGATCAATCCACATTTCCTCTTCAATGTGTTGCATTCTATCTATGCGTTAGCTGAAATGGATGCCGCAAAATCCCAGGACGCGATTTACACCTTATCTAAAATGATGCGTTATGTGCTGTATGAGTCAAAACATCAGCAAACCACGGTAGAAAAAGAAATCAATTTTATCGAAAATTATATCAAGTTAATGAAGCTGCGCACAACAGCCATTACGCAGATCGAATTTGAAAGGCCAGCACAGATAAAGGATCAATATATTGCGCCGATGCTTATCCTCCCGTTTATTGAAAATGCGTTTAAACACGGGGTGAGCTCTTACGAGAAAAGTGTGATTTATATAGCTATTTTTCAACACGAAACCTACGTGGAGCTGATCGTAAGAAATCCTATTTTCAGTAAAAAAGGGGCTGATCTGGAAGAGGATAGTGGCATCGGTTTAACAAATACCTCTCGGCGGTTGGAGCTGCTATATCCGGAGAAACACCGCTTGCATGCGGGGGCGAATGAACATAATGAGTTTTTGGTTAATTTAAAGATTTTTGTACGTTGA
- a CDS encoding LytR/AlgR family response regulator transcription factor: protein MKLLTIAIDDEPLALELLVSYIERTPGVHLVAKFSSAIQALEYIHQSTVDLIFLDIRMPDLNGIELAKIIDQKKGVNKPRIVFTTAYDDYALEGFRVDALDYLLKPFNYVDFSLAVQKAVAYFMLLRNAAQPSFSPDLTTAGNQLIDNGYDDPFLYLRVDHQMVKVEKAKIVYVEGLKDYVKIFVEDQAKPMISLLTLKSLEAKLSSKNFMRLHRSYIVSLDRVTAVTKSSVYIDEQHFSVSEGYREAFEQFLARWK, encoded by the coding sequence TTGAAATTACTTACGATAGCTATTGATGATGAGCCGCTAGCATTGGAACTGCTGGTGAGTTATATCGAGCGGACACCGGGCGTCCATTTGGTAGCGAAATTTTCGTCTGCCATCCAGGCTTTGGAGTATATTCACCAGAGTACGGTGGATTTGATTTTTTTGGACATTCGGATGCCCGATCTAAATGGCATTGAACTGGCTAAGATTATCGATCAGAAAAAAGGCGTTAATAAACCGCGTATTGTATTTACAACGGCTTATGATGATTACGCGTTGGAAGGTTTTCGGGTAGACGCGCTGGATTATCTTTTGAAGCCGTTTAACTATGTCGATTTTTCGCTAGCGGTGCAAAAGGCGGTGGCTTACTTTATGCTGCTGCGTAATGCCGCTCAGCCTTCGTTTTCGCCCGATTTGACGACCGCGGGTAACCAGCTTATTGATAATGGTTATGATGATCCGTTTCTTTATCTGCGCGTTGACCACCAAATGGTCAAGGTAGAGAAAGCAAAGATCGTGTATGTAGAGGGCTTGAAAGATTATGTCAAGATTTTTGTGGAAGACCAGGCAAAGCCGATGATTAGTTTATTGACACTGAAATCGTTGGAAGCTAAACTCTCTTCTAAGAATTTTATGCGCTTGCATCGTTCCTATATCGTTTCGCTTGACCGCGTGACGGCCGTGACCAAAAGTTCGGTGTATATCGACGAGCAGCATTTCTCCGTTAGTGAGGGTTATCGCGAGGCGTTTGAGCAATTTTTAGCACGGTGGAAGTAA
- a CDS encoding NUDIX hydrolase: MIDYREELIRNSDNCHARYLPHVSVDTVIFGFHDDELRVLLLKMHFNKQWFLPGGYVLKQEDLSDAAKRVLQVRTGVQDVYLKEFGVFGKHDRSQKWFDDFDDTLWQKQRFISVGYYALVDYSKVVPSKDDWSEACEWKMLSELDELKLTMDHPAILQAGLEALRNDMLARPIGYNLLPEKFTIPQLQRLYETILDRKLNRGNFYRKITKYDLLEKVGEAKMDNAIKPQIVYQLNQKKYQAAMENGFRDKNGI; the protein is encoded by the coding sequence TTGATTGATTACAGAGAGGAACTGATCCGAAATTCGGACAACTGCCATGCACGTTATTTGCCGCATGTCTCGGTAGATACCGTGATATTTGGTTTTCACGATGACGAGTTGCGGGTATTACTATTGAAGATGCACTTCAATAAGCAATGGTTTTTGCCTGGTGGATATGTGTTGAAACAAGAAGACCTTTCCGACGCTGCCAAACGGGTGTTACAGGTTCGTACTGGCGTACAAGACGTGTACCTGAAGGAATTTGGCGTTTTTGGTAAGCACGACCGCAGCCAAAAGTGGTTTGACGATTTCGACGATACCTTATGGCAAAAGCAACGGTTTATATCAGTAGGCTACTATGCGCTGGTCGATTATTCAAAAGTTGTTCCTTCGAAAGACGATTGGAGCGAAGCCTGCGAATGGAAAATGCTTTCCGAGCTTGACGAGTTAAAGTTAACGATGGACCACCCGGCGATTTTACAAGCCGGATTGGAGGCTTTGCGAAACGATATGCTGGCAAGACCCATCGGTTACAATTTATTGCCCGAAAAATTCACCATACCGCAACTACAACGATTGTACGAAACGATTTTAGACAGAAAACTTAACCGTGGAAACTTCTATCGCAAAATAACAAAGTACGATCTATTAGAAAAAGTAGGCGAAGCAAAGATGGATAACGCTATAAAACCGCAGATTGTGTATCAATTGAATCAAAAAAAATATCAAGCAGCCATGGAAAATGGTTTCCGCGATAAAAACGGCATTTAA